The region acttcctTAGAGGTTTTTGATGTttaatttaaatcgttatttcttttttcatgaatttcttttctttaaattttctctaagcgtacctttactATTTTCtaaacttattatcattatttaaatgttctatttttttatttttttttgcaattgtctcctacttcttcatgtggaccctacttattttttttattttttttgcaattatcTCCTAATTgttcacgtggaccccaccttaaatttttttattttttatttctattattgtAGAAAAGTGGGcctcacctttttttttttttttgttaaaactatattagaagagtgggtggACGACGATccaacccactcttctaatatagtagaaatgtcttccaaaccaaaaaaagaaaaaaaaaatgtctgaAGCTTTGCCCGTGCTCAACTTATGAATAACAATTTTAAATTGCTCCATTTCTTGTCCTTGCTCAACTCAAAACTTAGCAACACACGTACGTTCTAGCAACCAATAGGCTCCATGCTATTTATAAAGATGAAACTATATTAAACTATAATTTGTCAAGACTAATAAGGATGAACCCTCGTCCCTCAAGGAAAAACGTGAATGATAGCTATATTTGACCTCCGGGGACAAAATTGATAGTNNNNNNNNNNNNNNNNNNNNNNNNNNNNNNNNNNNNNNNNNNNNNNNNNNNNNNNNNNNNNNNNNNNNNNNNNNNNNNNNNNNNNNNNNNNNNNNNNNNNTTACTTATTGGataaaaaatcatcattatcatcaatatGATGCAACTTGATCTGAATCTACTTTGaacctattttcaatcttgttGAACCATTGGcgctgataccacttgttgggatTGAACTAATTAGGCGTCATGCGAAAGCTTATAATTGCAAAACTTTGAATAACGATAAATcagacaacaaagaaaatatacaaaaaaggCATAATATGACTGCTATTACGTAAATCCATTGAGGAACCAAGTCCTACAAGATATccaaaagatttcaaatatacATCCACAATTTGTGTTGTGCATTAACAACCCAAGAGCAAAACTCGTTCTATCGTAGCTAGTTGATTTGTTTGATAAAATCAGCAGGTCATTgctcatattttttttgttgtcaaagatcaaaactttttctttatttatgttctCATATTTTATGTAAGTCAAGGTTCAAAAATATAGTCAATTAAATAAACTCCACATTAAGAATATCTTTTTCCAATGCCATACAAATCCGGTACATAAGTTAATTTTCTGTAGTTCTATTGAAATTATTTGTGCGTATTTCTGAGAGATGAACTTCTCAATGGAAGCAAGAGTACTACGCACTACACGTTGTACATTTGCAGGAAGAATGAAGCGTTTGATATTTTGAtcatttctccttcttttttaacaaaaacaaaaacaaaaagacaaTAATTCAAAGTAGCTAAAACTGAAAATGCAGAAAAAGAAACTCTTCATTAAAGGACTTACAAAACAACAATAAGGCACTGATATACCAATCCTCTCATTGAGAGACGTATAATTATTTTCCAAACGAGACTAGCCTGCATTAAAAGCAGTTTATTCTTAACACATGCATGGTCCGTAACGATGAATGTTACAAACATCATTCATAAATCCTAATGATCATAACACATTCAGCTTCCAAGCTTGTTTCTCAAAGTACTGTAATTTTGATCTTGAGACCGCTAAGGCAATCGgtgaaaagagaagaaatgtAGTAGAAAACTCCAGGTTTGTCAAGAGTGATAATGGTCTTCCCGCTGGTATCAATGCTCAATATATTGAGTGGAAGGCAAGTAGTGAAACCCACGAGGTCTACTCGAACCAAGTTGTGGAGTTTTGGGTCGTAGTTGAaaactgttaaaaaaaaaaaaattcatattagAAAAGCTGGCTAGTAATGCTACTACAAATTGGATGAATCAAAATACTTTAAGTCTATCTTATTTATGAGAATAGGAAACTCACCAAAAACGTCGCCAACCTTAAAGATCTTTCCGTTAAGCCACAAACTAAGATCAACGTTTAGGTCCCAACCAGCTGGGCCGCCAATCACGTATTCAGTGGCCAGGCTAGGGGCAGCAAGGCCAAGAATGAGGAACAAGCACATCAATTTTGTTGCAAAATCTGCCATTTTCTTCTAGGGATGTATGTGAACAAATTGAGTTGTGGAGTAGGGTTAAGACAAAATTGATGATATGAGTTGTTTGCTGATGATTATTCTTGAACAACAAGAGGCTTTATATAGATGTGGAAAATGCTCTGGTTGAATTAAATAATTCTAATTAAGTGACTTTATGAGCAATTCATGCACGGGCTAACTCCATGTGCAGCAAGAAAATTGTCTACCATTTGCTagtttcaattttcaacttgTAATTAATAGAAATATTTTTTGTGAATAACAATTACAAAACCTTTCATTCACCGTATTTCTTGTGTTTGTCTCGCTTAACTCTATTGTAAATCTGCAATCAAgtaatcagaaaaaaaaattatttgtaacCAATAATCTGTAGTGGTGTAAAAGGGATCATTGCTTAAATCATTTTTAAGGAGATCATATGATAGTTGAAATTACATGATTTGTGTAAATTGCTATATATTTCGTAgttctttttaatttaaaaaggaaaaaatcatATGGTTATTAACAATTCCTTCCATATACTTCTAACTTATTTTCGCCCTTCCACGtttctaaaaaatttaattgaagTATTTCAATATCATGAACCTAGACGATCCCACCACACTAAAATAATACTCCTATATAGTTCTTTGTCCTTTATATGAAGACATTTTTTGTCGTTTTCTTAGTCTCCTTAATTTTAGTACTCTACCGCACAAAAGGAAAGTTCAAATTGCCTTTGGTATCGAGCCAAACTTCTCTTAGATTGCATCAACGTCAAAATGCTTCTAGCTTACTGTATTTAAAAAATAGCAAGAGGCCACATGTTTTGGCATTTAATACTGAATGCTAATTTAAAGCATGCACAGCTTCTGATTGTTGAGATGGAAATAATCATTACGTCATACGGAAGCTAATAATTATAAACTTTAAATAGCGATAAATCGACTCATTGAAcgataaagaaaatatattaaaaaaataatattataatataatttgacaagtgacctacatattgaaaaaaacataaaactatTGAGAGAATAATTTCCCCTAAACAATACTCTTTTTAATGATTACATTGTAGATGCTACTGTGTTATTTATAGAGTTCTAAAACTTCtcctccaagaaaaaaaattattcaaatttaGAAGAGACCTTTTCCACCAAGGAAACCTTTTCCATCAAGAAaacctttttgaaataaaatactaTGGTAGAATCCATATAAGGTAGGAAATTCAGGGCAAATACTAACATTGATCGGATTCAAAATAGAGTTTAAGTATGCATTGACTGTGCGAAAAATATCATATATTACCTGTTTAATAATGTTAGTGTGCGAATAAAGTCGTACATTGCTagctaaaaaaattgaaaagttacATATAAGGTATAAGATCTCTTAATGGTATGAGGCCTTTCTAAGAAAACTGTGTGGGCTTGGTCTAAAGcagacaatatcacatcatattagAGTCGATTTATCCTACCAACTAGTATCAGGGTTCAGGTTCAGTCGGACAAGTATGATGAAGGTTGATGATGGCAAGGGGCTCGGTTTACTTCccaatatcacatcatattagAGTCGAtttagacacacacacacacacaagtatGACAAAGGTACAAAACTTCCCTTAGAAGACACACACATAGTTGCGGGCTTTGATTGCTATAAAATACTCAAACCATGTGCATGACACACAATAAATTGACCAGTAGATTATGATAAGGAGCCACATAGAACTTAGTTCGAAGGGAAGACCCGTTGATTGTGGTGATGAGCCACGTGAAATTTAGTTAGAGGAGGAGATTGATGGGTGTGcaaacaaagtaccacattgataGCTGAAATGAGAAGCTACGTATAAGATGTAAGATTTCTTAATTGTGAGAGACCTTTTGAAAAAAACCGTGTGGGCTTTACTCCAAAACGGATAATATCTCAAAGTATTTTTAGGGTGATTTAGCCCAACAAATAAGTATTAAATTTTGGTAAAAATGATACTTACAAGGTATCTCACATTAACATCCATTGATAGTATAAAAATGGATCTTTACTTTATCATTGGACATACTTAATAGGTCTATAATTACGTCAAGTccactttcattttgatgacaATACCAATTCCAGCTTGAACTTTCTTATATTACTCCCACCATTTGAATCCTACTTACAATAGGAACATCTTTTACTCTTTAATAATATCTAAGCTATTTTGACTAAATTATATATCTTCAGTTTGCAGTACTTAAAGCTCTTAAATCTTCACTTGACTCATTCTTTGAATCACCGTTATttattctctcttctctctcctgtCACAATGAACATATAACGACTCTATAACAGCTATATTAGCGCGTCCACAGCACACACCTCCTTCATGGAACCGCCGGGAGGCCTTCTTCCGGCGCATCAAGTGAAGGAGGCTCTTCCCATGGTGGGAACGACTCCACCTACTGgaggaattcaagaaaaaccatCTTATGCTAGCTCAATTGCAACTCCTATGAATACTTCCACAATACCAAATCGCAAAGGGAAAGATCAAGTTTTTGCTAGATCCTCAACTCACAATGGAGTACCAGCCTCCATCTTTGACTTAGATGAATACAATGGTGTTATGGCAGAGGATTGTCATTACACTTTAGTGGGCAAATTTCTGAAACCTAGACCTCAAATTGATAAACATTGGTCAAAATTCAAGGAGATGATTGCTCTGATTGGCGAACCCAAAATTGGAGTCTATGACAACTTTTATGTATTCATAGACCTTAAAAACAATGAAGATTTCAACACTGTCTAGTTCAGAAGAGTGATTGAGTTTGATGTAGTGCAGATGTGGCTCCAGAAATGGTTACCGGACTTTAAGCCTGAGGATGATCTTCCAATTTCTCTGGCATGGGTCCTATTATCAGGTTTGCAATATCATATGTATAGCTGGCATTATTTAAAACAACTTATGCACTATGTTGGAACACCTTTAGCTATTGATAATGCTACTATTGGTCATATCAGACCAAGCATGGCAAAAATTAGAATAGAGGTGAACTTACTAAAACCTTTGCCAGATGAGATACGGGTGGGTCTTGATTCTAAAAATTTTCCTTTAAGAGGTTTTACTCAGAAATTAGAATATGAAGGTTTTCCTAAATACTGTAAGCATTGCAAAAGACTTGGTCATAATACTGAGTACTATACAGCattggaaaggaaaaagaacaagaaagttATGCCTTACCATGGACTAGACACTGAaaagattaacaacaatcagAATACAGAGGTGGCTTCCGGAACTACCATGACTCAAAAGCAAGTAGAGGTGGAAAATCAGAAGAACCGATCACAAGGGTGGATTCAATTGCTGAGAAACGTAAATGATGGGAATCAAAAGGATATTAATAAGAATGGAGGACAAAAAGAGCATTTAGAATAGActggtgttgaaaatgaaaatgaaaaagctCAAATTGGCAATGATGAGAAGGTTCAAAGAATCTCTAGCATCAGGGataggcaaaaaaaaaagaaaaaaaaaaaagaggaaaaaccATAAAAagatgccaaaaaagaaaaataagatccTATTTAAGACTGGCATTATTTGAAGCTGGTAGGAGGAATAGGAAATCAAAGAACACCATCAATCTTCCCAAGGACACATGTATCTATCAAGAAAATGTGCAGGGGAAGGTGCAACTAAAGATTAAGAAACAAGTGACAAGTGAAACCAATGATCAAACTAAGAAGGATCAAATGGAGTCACAACACCATGGAGATCAGAaggataaagaaaaagaagaacagtAAGTTGAATCTCAGGAGGATGAAACTCATGTTAGCAACACTAATGAGGTTCAGATGGTTAAAGAATATCTAGCGTATCAGATAATGGATAGGAAAGAGGAAGAGGACATTGAAGAAGGGGAAGTCACCTCTCCTATTCAAACTAGTTCCTCTAGTCTACCATCATTTCTCAAAATTCATAAAGATACCAAACTCTTAACAGAATTACATGATGAATCTGATAAAGTGCAAAATCTAGTACATGACCCTGGAGATGAAGAACAATATGTGACTCATGATCCTAGTGATAAAGGAAATAACAATTAGCATATCTCTAAGAAACAACCAGTCTACGAGGAAAAAGGAATCTCCAACAAGAAGAGTGTTTTTGAAACAAGGTCAAGGAAAACCAATGGCAAGGATTATCAAACTCCCCCTCAAAATCAAAGAAAGTTATTTTTTACTGATTCAAGAGGTAGAAGCAGACAAAggacttgtcacgacccaatttggctaAGCCGGACGGgtacttacctttcccacctcggtaagttAACGCTTAACCTAATGATAataaaggcataaataataaattaattaagcggaagaaaataaatCACATAAGTgttacgataataatatagaaggaaatacacccagggtctggtctaatccatacaagagcatctaactagaatctacaagtctggaatatcagtaatacatcaagtctgagtatgtctcgaaatagaaaataagacataaatatgtctcggaatagaaaaatagacataaataaagaagaatcttcaaggcagcTGACGTCTCGGGCTCACCCTGTAGATTCTACGTAAATCTCGGAGCAACTATCAGCCACAAGAAACAATAGATCGAACTCGAAATTCGATTCATAAAAGAACGCAAAGAAACGTAGGTCAAGACAAAACCACAAGATCGGGTGATCGTATCATACAATCGACCGagtttagctaacataatccggacaataaagtaagataagcagataaatcgataagtataagtcaaacacaagccagaatcaggtacacgtcatcacctaggttttagcatctaaatccaaaggtgccaagtctcaatatagcCAATCTgaatccaaataacacaagtaaatcaccagatcatcacaatataagccataatgcaatgcaatgcaataatgtatgaatgcaaatgcaatgttgtgtacatatgtactccggacggaagtatcaacgtctcggtagcacaacccatagtGACTCGCCGAAGTCTAGGTGCTAcacgtcccggatctttgcccaataggcGGACGAGActccgaatctttgcccacagAGGATTTTTATCAGCACCACCTCGAGGGACCCGCGgggtccatgcactcactcaatctaCGATTCTGGGACAAatatcggatatcggactctcacatcactctcatccaaatCGAGTCCAGCTCATCACAatatttcatcaagtatcaacaatgtatcaacagtatatcatgaatgatgagaatgcgtgcaatgtatgtgtcaacatcaataattgatcaatatcacaagtatcaAACACAAGCACGCCAATAATATCATGGAATACTACATaagccatatagaacactatcctcgtatcaacatcaacaagtaaagtactacaatatcacaatcaagatgtaacaacagtccCCAATATCTATTATTATCATGTGGTATCAACccaacaataatagaacaatcaagtcacgaCACAACTGGGTGGCTAGCCctaatcacacaacagggcccaacctaagacaatgaAGTTTTACATGTTGTCTCTAAATATATGATCTAAATATATGTTTCGCTagacgaagtctcaccaagggtatgccataacctacctggatggccaaGCAGcaatacaccaacaatcactccttagccttgcccttccgctgagccttaagatcaagaaagtctaggcatatttgaaatctagattagaaatcaggAAGAT is a window of Lycium ferocissimum isolate CSIRO_LF1 chromosome 12, AGI_CSIRO_Lferr_CH_V1, whole genome shotgun sequence DNA encoding:
- the LOC132039937 gene encoding basic blue protein-like, whose protein sequence is MADFATKLMCLFLILGLAAPSLATEYVIGGPAGWDLNVDLSLWLNGKIFKVGDVFVFNYDPKLHNLVRVDLVGFTTCLPLNILSIDTSGKTIITLDKPGVFYYISSLFTDCLSGLKIKITVL